The Primulina eburnea isolate SZY01 chromosome 13, ASM2296580v1, whole genome shotgun sequence genome includes a region encoding these proteins:
- the LOC140809638 gene encoding probable receptor-like protein kinase At1g80640 isoform X2: MQFWLLILLPIWVFSSPSFSVPVDVKPDPPVADPVLPTEKNPILGNSSDLIAHSPEVKVVHRQDLNKKIFIALIVSSALLGGILLLASCLWIYRSKHMKNCDPKSGRSSDVAKGISFVPILDKFSSLKTSGKKGSAALIEYQVLVAATNNFSEDNILGEGGLGRVYEARFNNSLRAAVKEIFIGGQEAEREFENEIELLSKLQHQNIVSLLGYCIHGESRFLVYEIMENGNLEFHLHGPSHQSTLSWNVRMRIALDIARGLEYLHEHCNPPVIHRDVKSTNILLDSDFNAKLSDFGLAITGGSSNKASIKLSGTLGYVAPEYLLDGKLTDKSDVYAFGVVLLELLMGRKAVEKVAEAQCQSIVTWAMPQLTDRSKLPNIVDPAIRNTMDLKHLYQVAAIAVLCVQPEPSYRPLITDVLHSFIPLVPVDLGGSLRVTNPAQ; encoded by the exons ATGCAGTTTTGGTTGTTGATACTCTTGCCCATTTGGGTCTTTAGTTCTCCTTCGTTCTCAGTTCCAGTTGATGTGAAGCCAGATCCTCCAGTTGCTGACCCTGTTCTTCCtactgaaaaaaatcccatttTGGGGAATTCTTCTGATCTTATAGCACATTCTCCAG AGGTGAAAGTAGTGCACCGTCAGGACCtgaacaagaaaatttttatcgCACTTATTGTTTCTTCTGCTCTTCTCGGGGGAATTTTGCTGCTGGCATCTTGTTTATGGATATATAGATCGAAACATATGAAAAACTGCGATCCAAAAAGTGGTCGGAGTTCAG ATGTTGCAAAGGGAATTTCATTTGTTCCAATCTTGGATAAATTCTCTTCACTAAAAACTAGTGGCAAGAAAGGTTCGGCTGCTCTGATTGAGTATCAGGTCCTAGTAGCTGCCACAAACAATTTCAGCGAGGACAATATACTCGGTGAAGGAGGATTAGGACGTGTGTATGAAGCTCGTTTCAATAACAGTTTGCGTGCAGCTGTTAAGGAAATATTTATTGGTGGGCAAGAAGCTGAAAGAGAATTTGAG aatgagattgaattattGAGTAAACTTCAACATCAGAATATAGTTTCTCTCTTAGGGTATTGTATTCATGGCGAGTCACGATTCTTGGTTTATGAAATCATGGAGAATGGAAACTTGGAATTCCACTTGCATG GACCTTCGCACCAATCGACGTTGTCTTGGAATGTGAGAATGAGAATCGCCCTCGATATTGCAAG AGGATTAGAGTATCTGCACGAGCATTGCAACCCTCCTGTGATCCATAGGGATGTCAAATCTACCAACATTCTTCTTGATTCCGACTTCAATGCCAAG CTTTCCGATTTTGGACTTGCGATTACCGGTGGAAGCTCAAACAAGGCCAGCATCAAGCTTTCTGGAACTTTGGGTTATGTAGCTCCAGAGTACTTGTTAGATG GTAAACTTACTGACAAAAGTGACGTTTACGCATTTGGGGTGGTTCTTCTCGAACTTCTGATGGGAAGAAAAGCTGTGGAGAAAGTAGCCGAAGCACAATGCCAATCAATAGTCACTTGG GCAATGCCTCAGCTGACTGACAGATCCAAGCTCCCAAACATCGTGGATCCAGCCATCAGAAACACGATGGATTTGAAGCATTTGTACCAA GTGGCTGCTATAGCGGTGTTATGTGTGCAACCAGAGCCAAGTTATCGGCCATTGATAACAGATGTTTTGCACTCATTCATCCCCCTCGTACCAGTCGATCTTGGAGGATCACTGAGGGTAACAAATCCTGCTCAATAA
- the LOC140809638 gene encoding probable receptor-like protein kinase At1g80640 isoform X1 — translation MQFWLLILLPIWVFSSPSFSVPVDVKPDPPVADPVLPTEKNPILGNSSDLIAHSPVAEVKVVHRQDLNKKIFIALIVSSALLGGILLLASCLWIYRSKHMKNCDPKSGRSSDVAKGISFVPILDKFSSLKTSGKKGSAALIEYQVLVAATNNFSEDNILGEGGLGRVYEARFNNSLRAAVKEIFIGGQEAEREFENEIELLSKLQHQNIVSLLGYCIHGESRFLVYEIMENGNLEFHLHGPSHQSTLSWNVRMRIALDIARGLEYLHEHCNPPVIHRDVKSTNILLDSDFNAKLSDFGLAITGGSSNKASIKLSGTLGYVAPEYLLDGKLTDKSDVYAFGVVLLELLMGRKAVEKVAEAQCQSIVTWAMPQLTDRSKLPNIVDPAIRNTMDLKHLYQVAAIAVLCVQPEPSYRPLITDVLHSFIPLVPVDLGGSLRVTNPAQ, via the exons ATGCAGTTTTGGTTGTTGATACTCTTGCCCATTTGGGTCTTTAGTTCTCCTTCGTTCTCAGTTCCAGTTGATGTGAAGCCAGATCCTCCAGTTGCTGACCCTGTTCTTCCtactgaaaaaaatcccatttTGGGGAATTCTTCTGATCTTATAGCACATTCTCCAG TTGCAGAGGTGAAAGTAGTGCACCGTCAGGACCtgaacaagaaaatttttatcgCACTTATTGTTTCTTCTGCTCTTCTCGGGGGAATTTTGCTGCTGGCATCTTGTTTATGGATATATAGATCGAAACATATGAAAAACTGCGATCCAAAAAGTGGTCGGAGTTCAG ATGTTGCAAAGGGAATTTCATTTGTTCCAATCTTGGATAAATTCTCTTCACTAAAAACTAGTGGCAAGAAAGGTTCGGCTGCTCTGATTGAGTATCAGGTCCTAGTAGCTGCCACAAACAATTTCAGCGAGGACAATATACTCGGTGAAGGAGGATTAGGACGTGTGTATGAAGCTCGTTTCAATAACAGTTTGCGTGCAGCTGTTAAGGAAATATTTATTGGTGGGCAAGAAGCTGAAAGAGAATTTGAG aatgagattgaattattGAGTAAACTTCAACATCAGAATATAGTTTCTCTCTTAGGGTATTGTATTCATGGCGAGTCACGATTCTTGGTTTATGAAATCATGGAGAATGGAAACTTGGAATTCCACTTGCATG GACCTTCGCACCAATCGACGTTGTCTTGGAATGTGAGAATGAGAATCGCCCTCGATATTGCAAG AGGATTAGAGTATCTGCACGAGCATTGCAACCCTCCTGTGATCCATAGGGATGTCAAATCTACCAACATTCTTCTTGATTCCGACTTCAATGCCAAG CTTTCCGATTTTGGACTTGCGATTACCGGTGGAAGCTCAAACAAGGCCAGCATCAAGCTTTCTGGAACTTTGGGTTATGTAGCTCCAGAGTACTTGTTAGATG GTAAACTTACTGACAAAAGTGACGTTTACGCATTTGGGGTGGTTCTTCTCGAACTTCTGATGGGAAGAAAAGCTGTGGAGAAAGTAGCCGAAGCACAATGCCAATCAATAGTCACTTGG GCAATGCCTCAGCTGACTGACAGATCCAAGCTCCCAAACATCGTGGATCCAGCCATCAGAAACACGATGGATTTGAAGCATTTGTACCAA GTGGCTGCTATAGCGGTGTTATGTGTGCAACCAGAGCCAAGTTATCGGCCATTGATAACAGATGTTTTGCACTCATTCATCCCCCTCGTACCAGTCGATCTTGGAGGATCACTGAGGGTAACAAATCCTGCTCAATAA